The sequence below is a genomic window from Bradyrhizobium septentrionale.
CCGAGCCGGCCAGCGCGCCGGTGTGGGTCGCGGCGGCCTTCGCGCCCGGCGCCATCCGTCCCGACTTGACGACGATGACCGGCTTCAGCCGCGCCGCGGCGCGCGCCGCCGACATGAACTTGCGCGCATCCTTGACGGCCTCGAGGTAGATCAGGATCGCGCTGGTATGATCGTCGAGCGCGAAATAATCGAGCAGGTCGGCGACGTCGACATCGAGCTGGTCGCCGATCGAGGCGATGCCGGAGAAGCCGAGCCGCCGCTCCGCCGCCCACTCGATCATCGCCGCCGCGACCGCGCCGGACTGCGAGATCAGGGCGACGTGCCCGTCGGACGGCTGATGCGCGGCGAAGCTCGCATTGAGCTTCGCATGCGGCACCATGATGCCCATGCAATTGGGCCCGATCAGGCGCATGCCATGCCGCCGCGCCGTCTGCTCCGCGGTCTCCGCGAGCGAGCCCGCGCCGTGACCGAGACCGGCCGACAGGATCGCCGCACCGGCGACGCCGGCGAGGCCAGCCTCCGCCACGATCTCCGGGACCGCTGCCGCCGGCGCACTGATGACGACGAGGTCCGGCACGAACGGCAGCGACTTCAGATCCGGAACGGTCGGCTCGCCGTCGACATCGGCATACTGCCGATTGACCACCCCGACGCGGCCGGTGAAGCCGCTCGCCTTGACGTTTCGCAGCACCGCCGCGCCGAGCGACGACGGTCGCGAGCTGCCGCCGACGATCGCGATGCTTCGCGGCGAAAATACCCGCTCCAGGCCGAACGTCGACATTGCGTGGTCTCGCAGGGAACAAGCGGACGCCGGTAGCGCGCCCGCGAATGAACTCTACTTCGTCATTCGACCAGTTGCACCCATTGAGCCGGACGGTCCCGTTAGTGCAGCCCCAGCGCCTGCGCCAGGTTAAAGGTCAGGAAGCTCGCAACATAGGCCAGCGCGAGCATGTAGATGAACGTCACCACCATCCACTTCGCGCTGCCGGTCTCGCGGCGGATCACCGCCAGCGTCGAGGCGCATTGCGGGGCGAAGATGTACCAGACCAGCAGCGACAGCGCGGTGGCCAGCGTCCATTTCTGCGCCAGCACCTGGCCGATCTGGTCGGCCGCCTCCTTGCCGCCCTCGATCGAATAGACGGTGCCGAGCGCCGCAACCGCGACCTCGCGCGCCGCCATGCCCGGGATCAGCGCCACCGCGATCTGCCAGTTGAAGCCGATCGGCCGCAGCAGCGGCTCGAGTGCATGGCCGATCATCGCCGCAAAGCTGTAGTTGATCGCCGGCCCCTCGGCGCCGGCCGGCGCCTGCGGGAACGATGCCAAGAACCAGATCAGCACCATCATCGAGAGAATCGTGGTGCCGGCGCGGTACAGGAACATCTTGGCGCGGGTGAACACCCCGATCGCGATGCTACGCAGCCGCGGCACCTTGTAGTCGGGCAATTCCAGCATGAACGGCGCCGGCGCATGGTCGCGCCACATCAAGAACTTCGCGATCGCCGAGACCGTCAGCGCGCTGGTGATGCCGGCGGCATAGAGGCCGAACATCACGAGCCCCTGCAGATTGACGAAACCCCACACCGTGGTCGACGGAACGAAGGCGGAGATGATCAGCGTGTAGACCGGAATCCGCGCCGAGCAGGTCATCAGCGGCGCAATCAGGATCGTGGTCAGGCGGTCGCGCCTGTTGTCGATCACCCGCGTCGCCATGATGCCGGGAATCGCGCAGGCAAAGCTCGACAGCAACGGAATGAAAGCGCGGCCATGCAGCCCGGCGCCGCCCATGATGCGGTCCATCAGGAACGCGGCGCGCGCCATGTAGCCGAAATCTTCCAGGAGCAGGATGAACAGGAAGATGATGATGATCTGCGGCAGGAACACGATCACGCTGCCGACGCCGGAGATCACACCGTTCTGCAGGAAGCTCTGCAGCAGCCCCCAGCTTTCGGGCAGCACGCCGTGAATCAATTGCCCGAGCGCGGCAAAACTGTCCGACAGCAATTCCATCGCCGGCTGGGCCCAGGTGAACACCGCTTGGAACATCACGAACAGGATCACGGCAAGGATCACGAGACCCCAGACCGGATGCAGCACGACGGAATCGATCCGCGTCGTCAGCGTGTCGGGCTTGGCCGGCAGCGTCACGGCGGCGGCGATGATGCGGTCCGCCTCGCGCTGCGCCGCCTTGAGGTCGGCGATGGTCGGCGTGGTCCACTCGCTGGCCGCCGCCTCATGCGACCGGGCCAGGAATTCGTCGGTCCGCTTCAGGAGCTCGTCGACGCCGCCCTTGCGCACCGCGACCGAGGTCACGATCGGGAGCCCCAGCTCCTGCGACATGCGATCGATGTCGATCGTGACGCCGCGGCGCTTCGCGATGTCGATCATGTTGAGCACGAGCATCATCGGCCGGCCGACGCGCTTCAGCTCGAGCACGAGCCGCAAGGTCAGCCGCAGGTTGGTGGCGTCTGCGACGCAGAGCACGAGATCGGGCACCGCCTCGCCGTCGAAGCGGCCGAGCACGATGTCGCGGGTGATTTCCTCGTCCGGGCTGCGGCCGCGCAGCGAATAGGTGCCGGGCAGGTCGAGCACGGTGACGCTGCGGCCCTCCGGCGTGACGAAGCCGCCGGATTTGCGCTCGACGGTGACGCCGGGATAATTGGCGACCTTCTGGCTGCTGCCGGTCAACCGGTTGAACAGCGAGGTCTTGCCGGTGTTCGGGGCACCGACCAGCGCCAGACGCAGGGATGCAGCGGTCATTCGACGATCACAGCCATGGCTTCGCTCCGACGCAGCGCGATCGTGATGTTGTCGACGCGCACCGCGATCGGATCCCGTCGGATCGTGCC
It includes:
- the feoB gene encoding ferrous iron transporter B encodes the protein MTAASLRLALVGAPNTGKTSLFNRLTGSSQKVANYPGVTVERKSGGFVTPEGRSVTVLDLPGTYSLRGRSPDEEITRDIVLGRFDGEAVPDLVLCVADATNLRLTLRLVLELKRVGRPMMLVLNMIDIAKRRGVTIDIDRMSQELGLPIVTSVAVRKGGVDELLKRTDEFLARSHEAAASEWTTPTIADLKAAQREADRIIAAAVTLPAKPDTLTTRIDSVVLHPVWGLVILAVILFVMFQAVFTWAQPAMELLSDSFAALGQLIHGVLPESWGLLQSFLQNGVISGVGSVIVFLPQIIIIFLFILLLEDFGYMARAAFLMDRIMGGAGLHGRAFIPLLSSFACAIPGIMATRVIDNRRDRLTTILIAPLMTCSARIPVYTLIISAFVPSTTVWGFVNLQGLVMFGLYAAGITSALTVSAIAKFLMWRDHAPAPFMLELPDYKVPRLRSIAIGVFTRAKMFLYRAGTTILSMMVLIWFLASFPQAPAGAEGPAINYSFAAMIGHALEPLLRPIGFNWQIAVALIPGMAAREVAVAALGTVYSIEGGKEAADQIGQVLAQKWTLATALSLLVWYIFAPQCASTLAVIRRETGSAKWMVVTFIYMLALAYVASFLTFNLAQALGLH